In a single window of the Nocardioides massiliensis genome:
- a CDS encoding class F sortase, producing the protein MSSRETDGQQPRSLPAIIAGLALVLLAAGFLWPSIPGVGGGDDSSEEPAVALPAAADSDLLEIPSIQLDAPIDPIEVDPAGVLTPPADVQRVGWWQRSAEPGARAGQTVITGHTVHTGGGVMNRLKKVRRGAEVLVHSDGEVAKYAVLRVHKLSREEVSARAEELFGQDRDDGRLVLVTCEDWVNGDYQSNVVVFAERLASSTDV; encoded by the coding sequence ATGAGCTCACGAGAGACCGACGGTCAGCAGCCCCGCTCCCTTCCCGCGATCATCGCGGGACTGGCGCTGGTGCTGCTGGCCGCCGGTTTTCTCTGGCCGTCCATCCCCGGCGTGGGGGGCGGCGACGACAGCTCCGAGGAGCCGGCGGTCGCGCTGCCGGCCGCTGCCGACAGCGACCTGTTGGAGATCCCGTCGATCCAGCTCGATGCGCCGATCGACCCGATCGAGGTCGACCCGGCAGGGGTTCTCACCCCGCCGGCCGACGTGCAGCGCGTCGGATGGTGGCAGCGCAGCGCCGAGCCGGGCGCTCGCGCCGGCCAGACCGTGATCACCGGCCACACCGTCCACACCGGCGGTGGGGTGATGAACCGGCTCAAGAAGGTCCGTCGGGGCGCCGAGGTGCTCGTCCACTCCGACGGCGAGGTGGCGAAGTACGCCGTACTGCGGGTCCACAAGCTCAGCCGCGAGGAGGTCTCCGCGCGCGCCGAGGAGCTGTTCGGCCAGGACCGCGATGACGGCCGGCTCGTGCTGGTCACCTGCGAGGACTGGGTGAACGGTGACTACCAGTCCAACGTCGTGGTCTT